The DNA region AGGCCGCCATTATAAGGGACGACCGCCCCGCGACCGGGTACCGGTATCGGGGCGGCTGTCCGGGCGTTCAGGCGTTGACGAAGCCCATCATGCTGCTCTGATAACGATCGCCAAGCGCCGCATCCGGCGGGAACACCGCGTCGATCTCGGCGATCTCGGTAGCCGTAAGGCTGACGTCATCGGCGCCGGCGTTTTCCTTCAGGTACTTCACACGCTTGGTGCCTGGGATCGGCACGATGTCCTCACCCTTCGCCAGCACCCACGCCAGCGCCAGCTGACCCGGCGTGCAGCCCTTGTCGGTGGCGAAGCGGCGGACCTTTTCGACGATCTCGAGGTTCTTCGTGAAGTTCTCGCCCTCGAAACGCGGATTGTTGCGGCGATAGTCGTCCTCGGCGAAGTCGTCCGGCGAGGTGATCGCACCGGTGAGGAAGCCTCGGCCCAGTGGGCTATACGCGACCAGCCCGATGTCGTGCTCGCGGCAGGCGGCCAGCGTGCCGGTGGTTTCCGGATCGCGCGTCCACAGGGAGTACTCGCTCTGCAGGGCGGTGATCCGGTGTACGCCCGCCGCCTTGCGGATCGACTCGGCCGAGGCTTCGGAAAGACCGAGGTAACGCACCTTGCCTTCCTCGACCAGCCGCGCCATGGCGCCGACGGTTTCCTCGATGGGCACGTTGGCGTCCACGCGGTGCTGGTAATACAGGTCGATGTGATCGGTCTTCAGGCGGCGCAGGCTGCCTTCCACCGACTCGCGCACGTATTCCGGGCGACCGCTGATGCCGCGCTTCGACGGGTCGTTCGGATCGCGCACGATGCCGAACTTGGTGGCGAGGAACACCTTGTCGCGACGACCGCCGAGAAAGCGGCCAATCAGTTCTTCATTGGTGTGCGGGCCGTAGGCGTCGGAGGTGTCCCAGAAGGTGATGCCCAGATCCAGCGCCGTTTCCAGTGTCGCGATGGACTCTTTCTCGTCGCCGGGGCCGTAGAACTCGCTCATGCCCATGCAGCCGAGGCCCTGAGCCGATACGTCCGGGCCGTTCTTACCGAGTTTGCGTGTCTTCATGCCTGTTTCCTGCGCGGGAAGGTGGGGGTCTTTTCGCGGGGCCGCGCCGTGGGCGGCGGGGGCGCCGTCACGGCAGGAGGCGCCGGTTCAGGGAATGACACACCTTCCTCGCCATACGCGGAGCGGTACATGGCGATCTTCTTGTCCAGCCGCGCGATCGTCTCGGTCAGGGTGACCAGTTCGTCGCGCAGAAAAGCGGCGTGGCGTGCCAGCAGGTCGCCGCGCAGGCGGATGCTGTCGGGCGTCTCACCCTGGCGGCGCAGCTCGGAATACTCCTGCAGCGTACGCATCGACATGCCGGTGGCGCGCATGTGGACGACGAAACGCAGCAGGGCGAGCTCGTGCTCGCCGTATACCCGCTGGCCGCTGCGGCGCGGCACCGGGTCGATCAGGCCGATCTGCTCGTAATAACGCAGGGTATGGACGGTCAGGCCGGTCGCCAGGGCGGCCTCGGCGATGGTCAGGTAGGTGGTCATGCCGAAAGCCTACGCCTTCGAGTGCGCTCTAGGTCAAGCGCCTCTTTTTATGCGGCTGCGGGCAGCGGCTGCACGGGCGTCGGCTTGTACTCGCTGTCCAGCGCGATCATCGTGAACGTGCCCCGCGTGCACAGCTCGCGCGCGCCGGTGATCAGATCCTCGGTGTACATCGCCACGTCGATCTTCATCGACGTACGACCCACCGAAATCACCGTGGCGATCAGCTCGACCATCTGGCCTTTACGAACGGGCACGTGGAAGTCGACCTGCTCCGAACGGGCGGTGACGACGATCTGGCGGGAGTAACGCGAGGCCGCCAGAAAGGCGGCCTTATCCATCCACGCCAGCGCCTGGCCGCCGAACAGCGTGCCGAGGTGGTTGGTGTGGTCGGGGAAGACGATTTCGAGGACGCGAGCCTCGGTGGGACGGTCGATAGCGGTCATGGGGGACGAATCCTGTTGCAGTGCAGCATGCATCATACAGGGTCCCCCGTTTCCTCAGAACGACTGGTCGAACGCGACCTCGCCCTGCACGCCGACCTGGTACGACGACACGCGGCGCTCGAAGAAGTTGGTCAGTTCCTGGACGTCCTGCAGGTCCATGAAGTCGAACGGATTCTTCGAGCCATACTTCTTGGGCATGTCCAGCTGGACCAGACGCTGGTCGGCGCAGTATTCGAGGTACTGGCGCATGTCGTTGACCGACAGGCCGGCCACGCCGCCCGAGAGCACGTCGGCGGCGAACTGGGTCTCGCAGGCGATGGCGTCCTCGAGCATCGCTTCGACTTCCTGGCGCATCTGGTCGTCGAAGAGGTCCGGCTCCTGCTCGCGCACGGTGCGCACGACCTCGAAGGCGAACGCCATGTGGCCGGACTCGTCGCGGAACACCCAGTTGGTGCCCGAGGCCAGGCCGTGCAGCAGCCCGCGCGAACGCAGGTAGTACACGTAAGCGAAGGCGGCGAAGAAGAACAGACCTTCGATGCACGCGGCGAAGCAGATCAGGTTGAGCAGGAACTGGCGACGGTGCTCGCGCGTCTCGAGACGGTTGAGGTTCTGGATCGAGTCGATCCACTTGAAGCAGAACTCACCCTTCTGACGGATCGACGGGATGCTCTCGATCGCGGCGAAGGCCTTGTTGCGCTCGGCCGGTTCCGGAATGTAGGTGTCCAGCAGCGTGAGGTAGAACTGCACGTGCAGCGCTTCTTCGTACAGCTGGCGCGAAAGGTACATGCGCGCTTCGGGCGAGTTCACGTGCTGGTACAGATTGAGTACCAGGTTGTTCGACACGATGGTGTCGCCGGTGGCGAAGAACGCGACCAGACGATGGATCAGGTGACGGTCCGCATCCGACATCTTCGACTTCAGGTCGGTGGTGTCGAGCGAGAAATCCACTTCTTCCACGGTCCAGGTGTTGCGGATCGCCGCGCGATACATCTCGTAGAACTGCGGGTATTTCATCGGCCGCAGGGTCAGCTCGAAGCCGGGATCGAGAATATGGGTATCGCGGGTGACGGGAGAAGCGGACATCGGGCTACCTCGAATTAAATACGTGTAGGAGCGCGCCCTGCGCGCGAAAAACCAACGAAGCGGCGATGCTGAAACGTTTGGCGCAGGCAGCGGCTTCGCGCGCGGGGCGCGCTCCTACAGGGATGCTGCGCCCCTTGCGGGGCGCGTTGCTTTTATTGGCAGGCTTCGCAGTACTCGGGGTTCTCGAGCGAGCAGAACACCGCGGCTTCGGCCTGCTCCTGCGCATCGGCGACCGGAGCGG from Luteibacter mycovicinus includes:
- a CDS encoding aldo/keto reductase; the encoded protein is MKTRKLGKNGPDVSAQGLGCMGMSEFYGPGDEKESIATLETALDLGITFWDTSDAYGPHTNEELIGRFLGGRRDKVFLATKFGIVRDPNDPSKRGISGRPEYVRESVEGSLRRLKTDHIDLYYQHRVDANVPIEETVGAMARLVEEGKVRYLGLSEASAESIRKAAGVHRITALQSEYSLWTRDPETTGTLAACREHDIGLVAYSPLGRGFLTGAITSPDDFAEDDYRRNNPRFEGENFTKNLEIVEKVRRFATDKGCTPGQLALAWVLAKGEDIVPIPGTKRVKYLKENAGADDVSLTATEIAEIDAVFPPDAALGDRYQSSMMGFVNA
- a CDS encoding MerR family transcriptional regulator yields the protein MTTYLTIAEAALATGLTVHTLRYYEQIGLIDPVPRRSGQRVYGEHELALLRFVVHMRATGMSMRTLQEYSELRRQGETPDSIRLRGDLLARHAAFLRDELVTLTETIARLDKKIAMYRSAYGEEGVSFPEPAPPAVTAPPPPTARPREKTPTFPRRKQA
- a CDS encoding acyl-CoA thioesterase → MTAIDRPTEARVLEIVFPDHTNHLGTLFGGQALAWMDKAAFLAASRYSRQIVVTARSEQVDFHVPVRKGQMVELIATVISVGRTSMKIDVAMYTEDLITGARELCTRGTFTMIALDSEYKPTPVQPLPAAA
- a CDS encoding ribonucleotide-diphosphate reductase subunit beta — encoded protein: MSASPVTRDTHILDPGFELTLRPMKYPQFYEMYRAAIRNTWTVEEVDFSLDTTDLKSKMSDADRHLIHRLVAFFATGDTIVSNNLVLNLYQHVNSPEARMYLSRQLYEEALHVQFYLTLLDTYIPEPAERNKAFAAIESIPSIRQKGEFCFKWIDSIQNLNRLETREHRRQFLLNLICFAACIEGLFFFAAFAYVYYLRSRGLLHGLASGTNWVFRDESGHMAFAFEVVRTVREQEPDLFDDQMRQEVEAMLEDAIACETQFAADVLSGGVAGLSVNDMRQYLEYCADQRLVQLDMPKKYGSKNPFDFMDLQDVQELTNFFERRVSSYQVGVQGEVAFDQSF